A stretch of Gorilla gorilla gorilla isolate KB3781 chromosome 9, NHGRI_mGorGor1-v2.1_pri, whole genome shotgun sequence DNA encodes these proteins:
- the POLD4 gene encoding DNA polymerase delta subunit 4, with product MGRKRLITDSYPVVKRREGPAGHSKGELAPELGEEPQPRNEEEAELELLRQFDLAWQYGPCTGITRLQRWCRAKQMGLEPPPEVWQVLKTHPGDPRFQCSLWHLYPL from the exons ATGGGCCGGAAGCGGCTCATCACTGATTCCTACCCGGTTGTGAAGAGGAGGGAGGGGCCCGCTGGGCACAGCAAGGGGGAGCTGGCACCCGAGCTAG GGGAGGAGCCCCAGCCCCGCAACGAGGAGGAAGCGGAGCTGGAGCTGCTGAGGCAGTTTGACCTGGCCTGGCAGTACGGGCCCTGCACCG GGATCACACGGCTGCAGCGCTGGTGTCGGGCCAAGCAGATGGGCTTGGAGCCTCCCCCAGAGGTGTGGCAGGTGCTGAAGACCCACCCCGGAGACCCCCGCTTCCAGTGCAG TCTGTGGCATCTCTATCCCCTATGA
- the CLCF1 gene encoding cardiotrophin-like cytokine factor 1 isoform X3 — MDLRAGDSWGMLACLCTVLWHLPAVPALNRTGDPGPGPSIQKTYDLTRYLEHQLRSLAGTYLNYLGPPFNEPDFNPPRLGAETLPRATVDLEVWRSLNDKLRLTQNYEAYSHLLCYLRGLNRQAATAELRRSLAHFCTSLQGLLGSIAGVMAALGYPLPQPLPGTEPTWTPGPAHSDFLQKMDDFWLLKELQTWLWRSAKDFNRLKKKMQPPAAAVTLHLGAHGF; from the exons ATGGACCTCCGAGCAG GGGACTCGTGGGGGATGTTAGCGTGCCTGTGCACGGTGCTCTGGCACCTCCCTGCAGTGCCAGCTCTCAATCGCACAGGGGACCCAGGGCCTGGCCCCTCCATCCAGAAAACCTATGACCTCACCCGCTACCTGGAGCACCAACTCCGCAGCTTGGCTGGGACCTAT CTGAACTACCTGGGCCCCCCTTTCAACGAGCCTGACTTTAACCCTCCCCGCCTGGGGGCAGAGACTCTGCCCAGGGCCACTGTTGACTTGGAGGTGTGGCGAAGCCTCAATGACAAACTGCGGCTGACCCAGAACTACGAGGCCTACAGCCACCTTCTGTGTTACTTGCGTGGCCTCAACCGTCAGGCTGCCACTGCTGAGCTGCGCCGCAGCCTGGCCCACTTCTGCACCAGCCTCCAGGGCCTGCTGGGCAGCATTGCGGGCGTCATGGCAGCTCTGGGCTACCCACTGCCCCAGCCGCTGCCTGGGACTGAACCCACTTGGACTCCTGGCCCTGCCCACAGTGACTTCCTCCAGAAGATGGACGACTTCTGGCTGCTGAAGGAGCTGCAGACCTGGCTGTGGCGCTCGGCCAAGGACTTCAACCGGCTCAAGAAGAAGATGCAGCCTCCAGCAGCTGCAGTCACCCTGCACCTGGGGGCTCATGGCTTCTGA
- the CLCF1 gene encoding cardiotrophin-like cytokine factor 1 isoform X1, whose product MLAHTHWHTCQRLSQLTHRSILKYLLIDTHACQVLILKHTHASLSLPSCQECFPSSIPSASHLVSHPHPPPSPRWGQTPEGLPAASPCGPGPRSCFSSILPTGDSWGMLACLCTVLWHLPAVPALNRTGDPGPGPSIQKTYDLTRYLEHQLRSLAGTYLNYLGPPFNEPDFNPPRLGAETLPRATVDLEVWRSLNDKLRLTQNYEAYSHLLCYLRGLNRQAATAELRRSLAHFCTSLQGLLGSIAGVMAALGYPLPQPLPGTEPTWTPGPAHSDFLQKMDDFWLLKELQTWLWRSAKDFNRLKKKMQPPAAAVTLHLGAHGF is encoded by the exons atgttggCACACACACACTGGCACACATGCCAAAGACTCTCTCAGCTGACACACAGATCCATTCTCAAGTATCTACTGATAGACACTCATGCGTGCCAAGTCCTCATCCTCAAACATACAcatgcctctctttctctcccgtCTTGCCAGGAGTGTTtcccctcctccatcccctctgcctcccatctggtgtcccaccctcacccccctcccagcCCAAGGTGGGGACAGACACCTGAGGGGCTGCCAGCTGCTTCCCCGTGTGGGCCCGGGCCGCGCTCATGCTTCTCGTCCATCCTGCCCACAGGGGACTCGTGGGGGATGTTAGCGTGCCTGTGCACGGTGCTCTGGCACCTCCCTGCAGTGCCAGCTCTCAATCGCACAGGGGACCCAGGGCCTGGCCCCTCCATCCAGAAAACCTATGACCTCACCCGCTACCTGGAGCACCAACTCCGCAGCTTGGCTGGGACCTAT CTGAACTACCTGGGCCCCCCTTTCAACGAGCCTGACTTTAACCCTCCCCGCCTGGGGGCAGAGACTCTGCCCAGGGCCACTGTTGACTTGGAGGTGTGGCGAAGCCTCAATGACAAACTGCGGCTGACCCAGAACTACGAGGCCTACAGCCACCTTCTGTGTTACTTGCGTGGCCTCAACCGTCAGGCTGCCACTGCTGAGCTGCGCCGCAGCCTGGCCCACTTCTGCACCAGCCTCCAGGGCCTGCTGGGCAGCATTGCGGGCGTCATGGCAGCTCTGGGCTACCCACTGCCCCAGCCGCTGCCTGGGACTGAACCCACTTGGACTCCTGGCCCTGCCCACAGTGACTTCCTCCAGAAGATGGACGACTTCTGGCTGCTGAAGGAGCTGCAGACCTGGCTGTGGCGCTCGGCCAAGGACTTCAACCGGCTCAAGAAGAAGATGCAGCCTCCAGCAGCTGCAGTCACCCTGCACCTGGGGGCTCATGGCTTCTGA
- the CLCF1 gene encoding cardiotrophin-like cytokine factor 1 isoform X2 produces the protein MVPTAGEPAAGDSWGMLACLCTVLWHLPAVPALNRTGDPGPGPSIQKTYDLTRYLEHQLRSLAGTYLNYLGPPFNEPDFNPPRLGAETLPRATVDLEVWRSLNDKLRLTQNYEAYSHLLCYLRGLNRQAATAELRRSLAHFCTSLQGLLGSIAGVMAALGYPLPQPLPGTEPTWTPGPAHSDFLQKMDDFWLLKELQTWLWRSAKDFNRLKKKMQPPAAAVTLHLGAHGF, from the exons ATGGTGCCCACGGCCGGGGAGCCGGCGGCAG GGGACTCGTGGGGGATGTTAGCGTGCCTGTGCACGGTGCTCTGGCACCTCCCTGCAGTGCCAGCTCTCAATCGCACAGGGGACCCAGGGCCTGGCCCCTCCATCCAGAAAACCTATGACCTCACCCGCTACCTGGAGCACCAACTCCGCAGCTTGGCTGGGACCTAT CTGAACTACCTGGGCCCCCCTTTCAACGAGCCTGACTTTAACCCTCCCCGCCTGGGGGCAGAGACTCTGCCCAGGGCCACTGTTGACTTGGAGGTGTGGCGAAGCCTCAATGACAAACTGCGGCTGACCCAGAACTACGAGGCCTACAGCCACCTTCTGTGTTACTTGCGTGGCCTCAACCGTCAGGCTGCCACTGCTGAGCTGCGCCGCAGCCTGGCCCACTTCTGCACCAGCCTCCAGGGCCTGCTGGGCAGCATTGCGGGCGTCATGGCAGCTCTGGGCTACCCACTGCCCCAGCCGCTGCCTGGGACTGAACCCACTTGGACTCCTGGCCCTGCCCACAGTGACTTCCTCCAGAAGATGGACGACTTCTGGCTGCTGAAGGAGCTGCAGACCTGGCTGTGGCGCTCGGCCAAGGACTTCAACCGGCTCAAGAAGAAGATGCAGCCTCCAGCAGCTGCAGTCACCCTGCACCTGGGGGCTCATGGCTTCTGA
- the CLCF1 gene encoding cardiotrophin-like cytokine factor 1 isoform X4 yields the protein MLACLCTVLWHLPAVPALNRTGDPGPGPSIQKTYDLTRYLEHQLRSLAGTYLNYLGPPFNEPDFNPPRLGAETLPRATVDLEVWRSLNDKLRLTQNYEAYSHLLCYLRGLNRQAATAELRRSLAHFCTSLQGLLGSIAGVMAALGYPLPQPLPGTEPTWTPGPAHSDFLQKMDDFWLLKELQTWLWRSAKDFNRLKKKMQPPAAAVTLHLGAHGF from the exons ATGTTAGCGTGCCTGTGCACGGTGCTCTGGCACCTCCCTGCAGTGCCAGCTCTCAATCGCACAGGGGACCCAGGGCCTGGCCCCTCCATCCAGAAAACCTATGACCTCACCCGCTACCTGGAGCACCAACTCCGCAGCTTGGCTGGGACCTAT CTGAACTACCTGGGCCCCCCTTTCAACGAGCCTGACTTTAACCCTCCCCGCCTGGGGGCAGAGACTCTGCCCAGGGCCACTGTTGACTTGGAGGTGTGGCGAAGCCTCAATGACAAACTGCGGCTGACCCAGAACTACGAGGCCTACAGCCACCTTCTGTGTTACTTGCGTGGCCTCAACCGTCAGGCTGCCACTGCTGAGCTGCGCCGCAGCCTGGCCCACTTCTGCACCAGCCTCCAGGGCCTGCTGGGCAGCATTGCGGGCGTCATGGCAGCTCTGGGCTACCCACTGCCCCAGCCGCTGCCTGGGACTGAACCCACTTGGACTCCTGGCCCTGCCCACAGTGACTTCCTCCAGAAGATGGACGACTTCTGGCTGCTGAAGGAGCTGCAGACCTGGCTGTGGCGCTCGGCCAAGGACTTCAACCGGCTCAAGAAGAAGATGCAGCCTCCAGCAGCTGCAGTCACCCTGCACCTGGGGGCTCATGGCTTCTGA
- the CLCF1 gene encoding cardiotrophin-like cytokine factor 1 isoform X5: METGPVSGDTKNRNFGSRYLLGGEPAALPSSFPITLSFSQLNYLGPPFNEPDFNPPRLGAETLPRATVDLEVWRSLNDKLRLTQNYEAYSHLLCYLRGLNRQAATAELRRSLAHFCTSLQGLLGSIAGVMAALGYPLPQPLPGTEPTWTPGPAHSDFLQKMDDFWLLKELQTWLWRSAKDFNRLKKKMQPPAAAVTLHLGAHGF, translated from the coding sequence ATGGAGACAGGGCCAGTGTCAGGggacacaaaaaatagaaactttggGAGCAGGTATCTCCTCGGTGGTGAGCCAGCGGCtctgccctcctccttccccatcaCTCTCTCCTTTTCACAGCTGAACTACCTGGGCCCCCCTTTCAACGAGCCTGACTTTAACCCTCCCCGCCTGGGGGCAGAGACTCTGCCCAGGGCCACTGTTGACTTGGAGGTGTGGCGAAGCCTCAATGACAAACTGCGGCTGACCCAGAACTACGAGGCCTACAGCCACCTTCTGTGTTACTTGCGTGGCCTCAACCGTCAGGCTGCCACTGCTGAGCTGCGCCGCAGCCTGGCCCACTTCTGCACCAGCCTCCAGGGCCTGCTGGGCAGCATTGCGGGCGTCATGGCAGCTCTGGGCTACCCACTGCCCCAGCCGCTGCCTGGGACTGAACCCACTTGGACTCCTGGCCCTGCCCACAGTGACTTCCTCCAGAAGATGGACGACTTCTGGCTGCTGAAGGAGCTGCAGACCTGGCTGTGGCGCTCGGCCAAGGACTTCAACCGGCTCAAGAAGAAGATGCAGCCTCCAGCAGCTGCAGTCACCCTGCACCTGGGGGCTCATGGCTTCTGA